The Francisella salimarina genome has a segment encoding these proteins:
- the coaE gene encoding dephospho-CoA kinase (Dephospho-CoA kinase (CoaE) performs the final step in coenzyme A biosynthesis.), producing MSVIQTYPIGITGGIASGKSTATKILKEKMNLNVVCADTISREITKKPSVIKKIAEKFGSDIVMNKQINRAMLRAIITESKEAKKWLEDYLHPVINREIKKQVKESDTVMTIVDIPLLGPYNFRHYDYLKNVIVIKADLETRIRRLMERDGKSRQQAVAFINLQISDNEREKIANFVIDNTSLSDQELEDKLIETINNITNLTN from the coding sequence ATGAGCGTGATACAAACTTATCCAATTGGTATAACTGGTGGTATAGCTAGTGGCAAATCAACAGCAACAAAAATTTTAAAAGAAAAAATGAATTTAAATGTTGTATGTGCAGACACAATAAGCAGAGAAATTACCAAAAAACCTTCTGTAATTAAAAAAATAGCCGAAAAATTTGGCAGTGATATTGTAATGAATAAGCAAATAAACAGAGCTATGCTCAGAGCAATTATTACAGAATCCAAAGAAGCTAAAAAATGGCTTGAAGATTATCTTCACCCTGTTATTAACAGAGAAATCAAGAAACAAGTAAAAGAATCCGATACTGTTATGACTATTGTCGACATCCCCCTACTTGGTCCATATAACTTTCGTCACTACGATTACTTGAAAAATGTAATTGTAATTAAGGCCGATCTTGAAACCAGAATCAGAAGACTAATGGAGCGTGATGGCAAAAGCAGACAACAAGCGGTTGCTTTCATTAATCTACAGATATCTGATAATGAAAGAGAAAAAATTGCCAACTTCGTAATAGACAATACTAGCCTGAGCGATCAAGAGTTAGAAGATAAATTAATTGAGACAATTAATAACATCACAAACTTGACTAACTAA
- a CDS encoding glycoside hydrolase family 18 protein translates to MIKKTIITSILIASSAIAFANTSTPATASSANSDDRVMAGYLDITAMSSADSVDLSQVAKDGYNEAVVAFATIDANNNISFKSDYEALAAKKIQEAKDAGLKVVVSVGGQSNVNTYNPNGSDAKGLAQNIVNFLNKYGLDGIDFDIEIPETATNNGTYLKDVITNIKDIDSSKLVVIAPQINNDKLVSTGNDEFYAPLFNATNKVLNLVDYIYVQNYNTAPEQNPDFIQDAYTLTKDYIGAKTAKIVIGYPTAAQGGGAATVYFPHFDGGKTPPESSALQTYDAMKSVYDNLGNIPKDTKFAGFMGWSLNVDYDPEAYNIGSIKYPAHGIGDFGYYMSPCALDSNKCDKIPNERELPKEATVLVHNNSPATGFDGITFSGPEGSVYTQGYIAPTTDKRPGTTSAKAPIGTSITVSPKITWYEESGKAPVTCPTKMDTTKYTRAEIYVAEQNGTYIANCEYGN, encoded by the coding sequence ATGATAAAAAAAACAATTATAACAAGTATACTTATAGCATCATCAGCTATAGCTTTTGCTAATACTTCTACTCCAGCAACTGCTAGTTCTGCAAATTCTGATGATAGAGTAATGGCTGGGTATTTAGATATTACCGCCATGAGCTCTGCTGATAGTGTGGACTTATCTCAAGTTGCTAAAGATGGTTATAACGAGGCTGTTGTAGCATTTGCCACAATAGATGCGAACAATAATATATCGTTTAAAAGTGACTATGAAGCTCTTGCAGCTAAAAAAATCCAAGAAGCAAAAGATGCCGGATTAAAAGTTGTAGTATCAGTTGGTGGACAAAGTAATGTTAATACTTATAACCCCAATGGTTCTGATGCTAAAGGACTTGCTCAAAATATAGTTAACTTCCTAAATAAATATGGATTAGATGGTATCGATTTTGATATTGAAATACCAGAAACAGCAACAAACAATGGTACATACCTAAAAGATGTAATTACAAATATAAAAGATATCGATAGTTCAAAGTTAGTAGTAATAGCTCCTCAGATTAATAATGATAAACTAGTCTCAACCGGTAATGATGAATTTTATGCTCCATTATTTAATGCCACCAATAAAGTCTTAAACTTAGTTGATTATATATATGTACAGAACTACAACACTGCACCTGAGCAAAATCCTGATTTTATTCAAGATGCATACACACTTACTAAAGATTATATTGGAGCGAAAACAGCTAAAATAGTTATAGGCTATCCTACAGCTGCTCAGGGTGGCGGAGCCGCTACAGTATACTTCCCTCATTTTGATGGTGGTAAAACTCCTCCAGAGTCTTCGGCCTTACAAACTTATGATGCTATGAAGTCAGTATATGATAATCTAGGAAACATTCCTAAAGATACTAAATTCGCTGGTTTTATGGGTTGGTCTTTAAATGTTGATTATGACCCAGAAGCATACAACATAGGTTCGATCAAATATCCGGCTCACGGCATAGGAGACTTTGGTTACTACATGTCTCCTTGTGCTTTAGATAGTAACAAATGTGATAAGATTCCTAATGAAAGAGAACTTCCTAAAGAAGCAACTGTTTTAGTACATAATAACAGCCCAGCGACAGGTTTTGATGGCATAACTTTCTCAGGTCCTGAAGGTAGCGTATATACACAAGGCTATATAGCTCCAACTACTGATAAGAGACCGGGTACTACTTCTGCTAAAGCTCCTATTGGAACAAGTATAACTGTATCACCAAAAATAACATGGTATGAAGAATCAGGTAAAGCTCCTGTAACTTGTCCTACAAAAATGGATACTACTAAATATACTCGTGCTGAAATATATGTAGCTGAGCAAAATGGAACTTATATTGCTAACTGTGAGTATGGTAACTAA
- the trpS gene encoding tryptophan--tRNA ligase → MSKKIVLTGITPSGTPHLGNYIGAIKPAIEMSQSDEYNCMYFIADQHSLIKLWDKKLRQQYIYEIASSWLALGLDPTKASFYRQSDIPEIMELTWIISTTTAKGLLNRAHAYKALVDQNIQEENADPDKGITMGLFNYPVLMAADIMMFDADLVPVGKDQIQHIEIARDIANRFNHIYKKQILKAPQALTNEDSQTILGLDGRKMSKSYDNTIPIFSTEKKLRKQVMKIITNSQTPEERKDPKNCTVFAIYKSIANTAEVSSLEEKYLAGGLGWGDAKQILFEKINEYLTDAREKYDYYINNSKVVDDILNRGAEKMRPLAMSKLREIKDLIGM, encoded by the coding sequence ATGTCTAAAAAAATAGTTCTTACAGGCATAACTCCTTCTGGCACACCACATCTAGGAAATTATATAGGCGCCATTAAGCCTGCAATAGAAATGTCTCAAAGTGATGAATACAATTGTATGTATTTCATAGCTGATCAACACTCATTAATAAAGCTTTGGGATAAAAAACTACGCCAACAATATATATATGAAATAGCTTCTTCATGGTTAGCTCTAGGACTTGATCCTACAAAAGCTTCTTTTTATCGTCAATCAGACATACCCGAAATAATGGAGCTAACATGGATTATCAGTACAACTACTGCTAAAGGCTTATTGAATCGTGCTCATGCATACAAAGCATTAGTAGACCAAAATATTCAAGAAGAAAATGCTGATCCTGATAAAGGCATAACTATGGGGCTGTTTAACTACCCTGTACTTATGGCTGCAGATATTATGATGTTTGATGCAGATTTAGTTCCAGTAGGAAAAGATCAAATCCAACATATAGAAATAGCCCGTGATATTGCAAATAGATTTAACCATATATACAAAAAACAAATATTAAAAGCACCTCAAGCTCTAACGAATGAAGACAGTCAAACAATACTTGGTTTAGATGGTCGCAAAATGTCAAAGAGTTATGATAATACCATACCTATATTCTCCACAGAGAAAAAGCTTAGAAAACAGGTTATGAAAATCATCACAAACTCCCAAACACCTGAAGAAAGAAAAGATCCAAAAAACTGTACTGTCTTTGCAATATATAAAAGTATCGCTAACACAGCTGAAGTCTCTTCTCTAGAAGAAAAATATTTAGCTGGTGGGTTAGGTTGGGGAGATGCCAAACAAATACTCTTTGAAAAAATAAATGAATATTTGACAGACGCTAGAGAGAAATATGATTACTATATCAATAACTCGAAAGTTGTAGATGATATTCTCAATCGAGGCGCAGAGAAAATGCGTCCTTTAGCTATGAGTAAACTTAGAGAAATTAAAGATTTAATAGGAATGTAA
- a CDS encoding cation:proton antiporter, with product MSEFFLFSLLTVVAALMSYINTKFLKLPKAIGLTILSITFSALCASFLSPSNFLVVALSSFDFKKTVLDGMLSFLLFANALHFNMIDLKKELKAIFGLASIGLILSALTTAILIYGFCLLVGFDISFGYCLVFGALISPTDPIAVISTLAGNKSIPKHLKTRVVGESLFNDATGIVLFVILSNIVFFGSGGDFGQGITSPGVNYIWVITKQIGIEAGGGILLGYIFAKVALIFLKTNDDSETSIFVTLAIASMGYVIAHSLHVSGPIAMVVAGLVIGNSLSDRKKTHPNQVEKIDKFWMIIDNMLNSFLFILIGLELTSIPFDHGAFWVGAAGIFIVTFARLISISIPITVIDKKLSRASARDNILVAWSGVRGGISLALALSLPDEGHVIVSMTYTVVILSILAQGSTLKIVLNMIYPHNPTKQAANTSLEQLK from the coding sequence ATGAGTGAGTTTTTTTTATTTAGTTTGCTTACTGTTGTAGCTGCATTGATGAGTTACATCAATACAAAATTTCTGAAACTACCAAAAGCAATAGGACTAACTATACTATCAATAACCTTTTCGGCACTATGTGCATCTTTTCTTAGTCCATCGAACTTTTTAGTAGTTGCTCTATCTAGTTTTGACTTCAAAAAAACAGTCTTAGATGGAATGCTGTCTTTCCTGTTGTTCGCAAATGCTTTGCATTTCAATATGATTGATCTAAAAAAAGAGCTGAAAGCTATATTTGGACTTGCCAGTATTGGTTTAATTTTGTCTGCTCTAACAACAGCCATTCTAATCTATGGATTCTGCTTGTTAGTTGGATTTGATATAAGCTTTGGATACTGTTTGGTGTTTGGCGCACTTATTTCACCTACGGACCCAATAGCAGTCATTAGTACCCTTGCCGGCAATAAGTCAATTCCTAAACATCTCAAAACGCGTGTGGTAGGTGAATCATTATTTAATGATGCTACTGGTATTGTATTATTTGTAATACTTTCAAACATTGTATTTTTTGGTAGTGGAGGAGACTTCGGTCAAGGAATAACTAGCCCTGGTGTTAACTATATTTGGGTTATTACCAAACAGATTGGTATTGAAGCAGGTGGAGGAATACTACTTGGTTATATATTTGCAAAAGTAGCTTTAATCTTCCTAAAAACAAATGATGACTCAGAAACTTCCATATTTGTAACACTAGCAATAGCTAGTATGGGCTATGTAATAGCTCATAGCCTGCATGTATCAGGACCAATTGCCATGGTTGTTGCTGGCCTAGTTATAGGTAACAGCCTTTCTGATCGCAAGAAAACTCACCCAAACCAGGTAGAAAAAATTGATAAGTTTTGGATGATTATTGACAATATGCTGAACTCATTTCTATTCATACTGATAGGTCTTGAACTGACTAGTATACCTTTTGATCATGGTGCTTTCTGGGTGGGTGCTGCAGGTATATTTATAGTTACATTTGCTAGATTAATCAGCATTTCAATCCCTATAACCGTTATAGATAAAAAACTCTCCAGAGCATCTGCTAGGGATAATATACTTGTTGCATGGTCTGGAGTCCGGGGTGGAATATCCCTAGCTCTAGCATTATCACTACCTGATGAGGGTCATGTTATAGTCAGTATGACTTATACTGTCGTGATATTATCAATATTAGCTCAGGGCTCAACGTTGAAGATAGTTTTAAATATGATTTATCCTCACAATCCAACTAAGCAAGCAGCAAATACATCTCTGGAACAATTAAAATAA